In the genome of Hymenobacter cellulosivorans, one region contains:
- a CDS encoding SDR family NAD(P)-dependent oxidoreductase has product MANEQKFALITGATSGIGYELAKLLAQDKYNLVLVARHQQELDRTAAEFQQQYGVQVVPLAKDLFQREAPFELYEAVRAQGIEVEVLVNDAGQGQYGEFIETDINRELDIIQLNIGAYVVLTKCFLKEMVARGSGKILQVSSIGGELPGPLQSVYHGTKAFVTSFTEAIREETKDSGVTITALLPGVTDTDFFRKADMEQSKLVAEGSKADPADVAKDGYEALLAGKDKIVSGFKNKVQVAISNVLPDDLVAANMHQQGKPVDDDSK; this is encoded by the coding sequence ATGGCTAACGAACAGAAATTCGCCCTCATTACGGGGGCTACCAGCGGTATTGGCTACGAACTGGCCAAGCTGCTGGCGCAGGATAAATACAACCTGGTACTAGTGGCCCGCCACCAGCAGGAGCTGGACCGCACAGCCGCCGAGTTCCAGCAGCAATACGGCGTGCAGGTCGTGCCCCTGGCTAAGGATTTGTTTCAGCGGGAAGCTCCCTTCGAGCTCTACGAGGCCGTGCGGGCCCAGGGCATCGAGGTGGAAGTGCTGGTCAATGACGCCGGCCAGGGCCAGTACGGCGAGTTTATCGAAACCGACATCAACCGGGAGCTCGACATCATTCAGCTCAACATCGGGGCCTACGTGGTGCTGACTAAGTGCTTCCTGAAGGAAATGGTGGCCCGGGGCTCGGGCAAAATCCTGCAGGTGTCGTCTATCGGTGGGGAACTGCCGGGGCCGTTGCAATCGGTGTACCACGGCACTAAGGCCTTTGTCACCTCGTTCACCGAGGCTATCCGCGAGGAAACCAAAGATTCGGGCGTGACCATCACGGCCCTGCTGCCCGGCGTGACGGACACGGATTTCTTCCGCAAGGCCGACATGGAGCAGTCCAAACTGGTGGCCGAAGGCAGCAAGGCCGACCCGGCCGACGTGGCCAAGGACGGCTACGAGGCGCTATTGGCCGGCAAGGACAAGATTGTGTCGGGCTTTAAGAACAAGGTGCAGGTAGCCATCAGCAACGTCCTTCCCGACGACCTGGTAGCGGCCAACATGCACCAGCAGGGCAAGCCCGTCGACGACGACAGCAAATAG
- a CDS encoding DinB family protein has translation METTLAASPLAQAFSIELLDEAKLTRRVLERVPVAQFDWQPHVKSMKLGQLARHTADLIGWIKDTLDTTEIDVAVFDDAPVMPITSTEELLAYFNQRVEAANTGLLQATPEDLEQQWTMRSGDYVIVAQPRAEVVRHLISHMIHHRGQLSVYLRLLDVPVPYIYGPSADDSAQPE, from the coding sequence ATGGAAACTACCCTCGCAGCCTCCCCCCTCGCCCAAGCCTTCAGCATCGAGCTGCTCGACGAAGCCAAGCTCACCCGACGCGTGCTGGAGCGCGTGCCCGTCGCGCAGTTCGACTGGCAGCCCCACGTCAAGTCGATGAAGCTCGGCCAGCTCGCCCGCCACACCGCCGACCTTATCGGCTGGATCAAGGACACGCTCGATACAACTGAAATCGACGTGGCCGTCTTCGACGATGCTCCGGTAATGCCCATCACTAGCACCGAGGAATTGCTGGCCTACTTTAACCAGCGCGTGGAGGCCGCTAACACCGGCTTGCTGCAGGCCACGCCCGAAGACCTGGAACAGCAGTGGACCATGCGCAGCGGCGACTATGTGATTGTGGCGCAACCCCGGGCCGAGGTAGTACGTCACCTCATCAGCCACATGATTCACCACCGTGGGCAGCTGAGCGTGTACCTACGCCTGCTCGACGTACCGGTGCCTTACATCTACGGCCCCTCCGCCGACGACTCCGCCCAGCCCGAGTAA